DNA sequence from the Penicillium psychrofluorescens genome assembly, chromosome: 3 genome:
AAAGGTGTCAATGCCATCAAACACAAGCCATGTGGAATGTCCATTTTCTCGGCGTCTGTCACCCGATTAGGATCAACGTTCTATCTTAGTACTCTCCATATATTTCTTACAAGTTTGGGATAGTGGACGAGTATGTCCAGTTGGAGCGCTGCACCCAGAGTAGCGCAGTATCATTTTCTCCGTATAAAGGATCACCGATGGCACCGGCTGCATAGAGGTCTAGATGGGCTTGCGAGGGTACTGAACCAGGCACTGTAACGTTTGGACCTTTCAGGGTCCATTGTTGGGAGCTAAGGTCGATGGTGTGCTGGCATAGCGCCACACCAGCAAACAATACAGAAATGAGACGCTGCATCCTTTGGCCGTTTCTCAAGTCTGGTTTACCAAGAAGTGGTTGAGCTTTCTAACAACGTCGGGGAAATAACAGACTTATTTACTGGTACATTCCTCGTTTCTATCTCGTGTTGCTCGGCGGCTCTGGCCGTCAAGGGGTTGCAGTTGGCCTTGACCGTTATATGACCTCCTCCCAAACTTGGAACATTCCGTCCCGCCTAACCTACCCCGGTCCGGAGTTTTAGATGCCAAGTCCGATCGCTGGAACAGAGCGGGGAAGCCAAGCAGCTAGCACATAGCTTAGCGGGCAGCTCATCCTCTTACGATAGTCTTGCTTTGTGTATATCTGCATCTACATACAGGGGTCTTTCTACAAAATCAGGTATGATTCTGTGCTTGCCTGCACCAGTCCCACTATCTCGCTAGTTAATTGATTTCGGTCTACACGTATTGTAATTAATTGGTGCATTGGGCTTCTAAGACCCTATAAATAATGACCCTACGTCATCCAATTACCGTGGCTGGGTCCACAAGGTGGCCTTAATCCGCCTCCATAAAGTAGACTTCCTACCTGGGAAGTCGGGGCGGTCCCATTCAATCTGGGAAGGCTCCCCGCGTAGATCGGCTTATTGTTGTCCGAGTCTACGGTACCGGAAAGGACCCGTAACGAGTTGAGTGGCCAAGGAGCGGGTACCCGGCTAAGCAACGAGCCAGTGCACGGGCGCAAGGcgcaccagcagccaaaaaaaagatagGGCGCCTTTAGCTCCATTCCCCCGCTTCAGCCACGAAATTACAGGTAACAATCACAATGCTCTAATTCCCCGGCATAGATTCTCTAACAACCGCGGTGAAGGCGCGAGCCATAGCAAGTGGGAAATGGGGAACAAACTCGCAATGACAACAGCCCGAAAAGCCCGGGGCTAAATTAATGGATCTAAATAAAGCTGTGTAACCGAAAAAGCTTGTGCTCCAGGGCTGTAATCGATCCAGGGGAGAGATGTAACCCCTCGACAATGTAACGATGGGCTTTCTGTCGATCTACAGGGGAAATATCCATAAATAACAAAAGGATTGCCCCCTACCTCCGTCGCCGATAGATCTTGGTTTTTTTGGTCATTCGGTCCTCAATTGACTTCGCAGTAGTTAGGCTAAGACTGACGATCGACAATGGTTGGTGTTTCCCACGCTCTGCTGGCCCTGGCTGCTCTACGCCAGGTCagtgctgctgctgcttcgccGCGTTCCACATGCAACAAAGTCCAGTATGACTTCCCTGCGGGCACGAACAGGAACAATCCCCGCGCCAACGCTGTCAAGGAGGCGTATGCGCGCGAGTGGCGTCAATACTACAAATACGCCTTCCCCGAGGACGACCTTCTGCCCATCACCCACAATGGCACCAACGACCTGTTCGGCTGGGGCGCGTCCGTGGTCGACGGCATTGACACGGCCATTGTCATGGGCCTGACGGATATCGtcgagaagcagctgaaGCACATTGCTTCAGTTGACTTCACCAAGTCGGCTTATATCGTCGACTTCTTCGATGTGAACATCCGCTACCTGGGCGGGTAAGTTTCATCTTCTGGGATCTTTACGGGCTGCATATACTAAATCTCTCTGACTGTAGACTGCTGAGCGCTTACGACCTGCTCAAGAGCGGCATGTTCCACAACAAGTACGACCCCAAGCTGGTCGACGGCCTGCTGTCCCAAGCCAAGTCTCTGGCGACGGCCATCAGCCCGGTGTTCGACACCGTCACTGGTCTGCCAGCATCTGAACGCAATTTGACGTCCGGCGAGGTCATCCAGAGCACGACGACCGTCAATGGAAAGACGTACAACAGCACCAATACCGCGCAGGCGGGTACCATGATCCTGGAGTACTACCGTCTTTCGGATCTGACGGGCGACGAGTCGTTCCGCAAGCATGTATGTCCCTCTCTCTAGCGGGCATTCTTTTCTGAGAAAAATGTTAATCCTCAATTCAGGCCCGAAGAGCTGAGGAGTTCCTGATCAACCCTCAGCCGGCACCAACGTATCCCGGTCTCATCGGCACAGAGCTCGACACGGACTCGGGCAACTTCATCACCTTCGACGCGGGCTGGCAGGCCGGTGTTGACAGTTTCATCGAGGTAAGTGCCTAAAGTGCCAACGCGTAATATGTCAGACCTGACCGAGGACTCTACAGTACCTGATCAAAACCTACCAATACCAACCGGAGGACAAGCTCACCCCGCAGATGAAAGATTTCTGGCTGACGGCCGTCGAGTCCACCGTCGATAACATCGCGCTGCACCCGTACGATCACCCGGAGCTCACCTTCCTGTCCCAATCGGACTCGAATGGTAACCTCATGTGGTCGATGGATGACTACGCCTGCTTCGCGGGCggcaacctcctcctcggaggcAAGTACCTGGACCGGCCTGATATCTCGGACCTGGGCGTGAGGGTCACCGACAGCTGCCACGTGTGGTACAACTCGACCGTCACCGGCCTGGGAGGAGGCGGTAAGTTTATGCCTTTGTCGATTCGATGCTCCTCGGGCTAATTACGAGTTTTGTAGCTATCTCCTGGTACAACTCTAGCAACCAGGCCTACGACTCCTCCGCCGATAACAACGCGCAAGATCGtgccgccgcctccaagGACGGCTTCTGGTTCACGAACGTCGGGTACGGCTCGTACCCGGAGCCGCTCGAGAGCGTCTTCTACGCCTACCGCACGACGGGCGAGACTCGCTTCCAGGACTACAACTGGGAGACTTTCTTGGCGCTGAACACGACTCGCTCTGCGGCCGTGCCGTACGCAGAGATCACCAACGTGACCGCGCCGTATGGTCTGCCGCTGTCCAACTACGTTTCGAGGTAAGAAATCAAGCGTCATGAATGACTAGCTTAATTAGGGGATAAGGGCtgacctttttttttttctcttctaGCTTCTACTTCGCCGAGGTCCTCAAGTACCTCTACCTGACCTTCGCCGAGCCGGATGTCGTCAGCCTGGACGAGTGGGTGTTCAACACTGAATGCCACCCCATGAGGATCCAGAGCAAGTGTGCCCAAAAGCACGCTGGTCACTAAGTGCCCAGCAGGGTGACATGTACAGAGGGGTGCACAGAGGCTGTGCTGTGTGGAGATGTTGTGTATAGCTCTAGCTTGTCCTAGCTATGGTGTACTCTCGTTCAGCATTTCGCTAGACACTGTTTCACATGTGCAAGTATTGCGTTGCTACAACTTTCTCATCGTAGTCATAAATTTATATATGCAGATCTGAAATGACAGCTTAAAAAGCAAAACGAAAGTAGGAAGTATATGTCAAAAGGCAACGTCTCGCTCTCCTTTCCCCTGCCACCCAAATCAGTAGTCATTCAGATACAGCTTCTTCCCCACAAACCGCCTCTTGGACGGTTTCTGACCGCGCTGTTCGCGCTCGGCATCGAGGCCCTTGAGAGCATGAAGGAGCATGCCGGCATCAAAGAAGCCATCTAATCAATAAAGTCAGCTCCGAATCTATGTCCCGTTGTCCAGGAGAGCAAAGCAAACACTTACATCCTCccatgccatcatcatcctccatctccccaCTATCAGTAGTAGCAGTCGGAGTCTCAGACACACGCCTATCACCGAGTACAACCCGGCCGCGGCGACGCATATCGTGCTGCAAACGCTCAGCCTGGGCCTCGGTCTCCCTCACACGGTTGGTGCGCGCGCTCGCGGCCGTGCGGTTCGTGGCGCGCAACAACTTCCTGATCTCAAAGAGGTACGACTCGAGAGCCTGCATGAGACGCGCAGTTTGGCGGTGCTTTGACGAAGCGCAGAACGAGATCGACTCGTCTTTGATAATATAGCCGATCCCGAACCCGTCGCCGGACGTGGGACCGAATCCGAAATGGCGCAGGCAGGGATTCCCGCAGTTGGAGGTCGAGAGTATCGTGTTGTTGATCTTGTCCCATCCCGCATCTGCGAAAAGGGCTGGTGTTGGTACTGTGCCGGCCCGGAGACCCCGGACGCTGCCGCTGGCGCTGCCACTGCCGCTCCCTGGAGAACGGGATAGATCATCGCCTGATCCCTCGGAGAGCTTGGGTGACTCGGCCCCTTCGTCGGGGCTGGAGTACCCGCCCATCGAGTTGGTCTCTTGGTACAAACCTTCCTCAAAGGACCGCTGCCACAGGCAGTACAGTGCGTACAAGTGGCGATCCTGGCCTTGGGCCTTGGAGCATTCCTTAGTCATGGCAGTGTGTCTTTTCGTGGCGGTGCGGAGTGCTTCCACCTTTTGCTCGGCTGGATTCTCGCCCCAGAACGTCTTGACGAAATCCGCACACTCAGGTGTCACCGTGCGGATGGCCTCCGTGCGGCCATGTAAGAAGACCTTGGTCATGGCCGGCTCGTATGTGTTCTCTACCCGGCCGTACAGACCGTAGTAGGCGGCCTGGAAGGCCATCTGCACAAATGCGTCCGGCGAGAAGCCcatggaggtgatgaagtTCTTCCCGTAGCCTTCAAAATCCAACACCTGGAATTCATGCTGGTACAGCAGATCAGACAGGTGTGACTCGGCGAAACGCAGGGCAATCTTCAGCTCGGGCGTCATGTCCCACTCGAGTTTGCGCGGCGTGGTGCTGACATTTCCAAAACTCCGTGGATCACGCTTGCTCGGGTCAGGGCTGGTCGTCGCCCAGAGACTTGGGGCCTGGCCGTTGATAGTTTTGGCGAACCGGAGAATGGTATCAGTGTAAACATCGCTAGC
Encoded proteins:
- a CDS encoding uncharacterized protein (ID:PFLUO_004913-T1.cds;~source:funannotate), which encodes MVGVSHALLALAALRQVSAAAASPRSTCNKVQYDFPAGTNRNNPRANAVKEAYAREWRQYYKYAFPEDDLLPITHNGTNDLFGWGASVVDGIDTAIVMGLTDIVEKQLKHIASVDFTKSAYIVDFFDVNIRYLGGLLSAYDLLKSGMFHNKYDPKLVDGLLSQAKSLATAISPVFDTVTGLPASERNLTSGEVIQSTTTVNGKTYNSTNTAQAGTMILEYYRLSDLTGDESFRKHARRAEEFLINPQPAPTYPGLIGTELDTDSGNFITFDAGWQAGVDSFIEYLIKTYQYQPEDKLTPQMKDFWLTAVESTVDNIALHPYDHPELTFLSQSDSNGNLMWSMDDYACFAGGNLLLGGKYLDRPDISDLGVRVTDSCHVWYNSTVTGLGGGAISWYNSSNQAYDSSADNNAQDRAAASKDGFWFTNVGYGSYPEPLESVFYAYRTTGETRFQDYNWETFLALNTTRSAAVPYAEITNVTAPYGLPLSNYVSSFYFAEVLKYLYLTFAEPDVVSLDEWVFNTECHPMRIQSKCAQKHAGH
- a CDS encoding uncharacterized protein (ID:PFLUO_004914-T1.cds;~source:funannotate); its protein translation is MSYSSMAVRFFTTPSPLGKAMDAQTSQPGPGAHSHTVVRPNLSTDIPSSEVAEEYTPKKQGMTFANQDSLPKLPIPDLEDTCRKHLQALEALQTPREHEESKAAIREFLKTDGPGLQEKLKTYASSKTSYIEQFWYDSFLNFDNPVVLNLNPFFLLEDDPTPARSHQVNRAASLVISALSFVRAVRREELPPDTVRGTPLCMYQYSRLFGTARVPTDNGCVISQDPFAKHVVVLCRGQFYWFDVLDDNSDHIMSEKDIALNLQVIIDDANQTSLQDAAKGALGVLSTENRKVWSGLRDIMTKDPESNNAECLNIVDTALFALCLDDTEPTTTSQLCANMLCGSSEVIKGVQVGTCTNRWYDKLQIIVCKNGSAGINFEHTGVDGHTVLRFASDVYTDTILRFAKTINGQAPSLWATTSPDPSKRDPRSFGNVSTTPRKLEWDMTPELKIALRFAESHLSDLLYQHEFQVLDFEGYGKNFITSMGFSPDAFVQMAFQAAYYGLYGRVENTYEPAMTKVFLHGRTEAIRTVTPECADFVKTFWGENPAEQKVEALRTATKRHTAMTKECSKAQGQDRHLYALYCLWQRSFEEGLYQETNSMGGYSSPDEGAESPKLSEGSGDDLSRSPGSGSGSASGSVRGLRAGTVPTPALFADAGWDKINNTILSTSNCGNPCLRHFGFGPTSGDGFGIGYIIKDESISFCASSKHRQTARLMQALESYLFEIRKLLRATNRTAASARTNRVRETEAQAERLQHDMRRRGRVVLGDRRVSETPTATTDSGEMEDDDGMGGYGFFDAGMLLHALKGLDAEREQRGQKPSKRRFVGKKLYLNDY